One Yoonia sp. BS5-3 genomic window carries:
- a CDS encoding MerR family transcriptional regulator, with the protein MRIKEAAARSGLTQDTIRFYEKSGMLNAITRDGRGWRVFSQSDIDWLTTLERLRATGMPLDDVKRFAKSAHAPDQDSPRQQVLRLSLLEKHATILQDRQAELDACKHYLTHKIGIYRTALEVTND; encoded by the coding sequence ATGCGAATCAAAGAAGCCGCAGCCCGGTCCGGGCTGACCCAGGACACGATCCGATTTTATGAAAAATCCGGTATGCTCAACGCGATCACGCGGGATGGGCGCGGCTGGCGTGTTTTTAGCCAAAGCGATATCGACTGGCTGACAACGCTCGAACGGCTCCGCGCGACCGGAATGCCGCTTGATGATGTAAAGCGCTTTGCAAAATCGGCACATGCGCCGGATCAAGACAGCCCCAGGCAGCAGGTGCTCCGGCTCTCACTTCTCGAAAAACACGCGACGATCTTGCAGGACCGGCAAGCCGAACTCGACGCGTGCAAACATTACCTGACCCACAAAATAGGCATCTATCGCACGGCATTGGAGGTTACAAATGACTGA
- a CDS encoding paraquat-inducible protein A gives MLNALRIANLSLLILFPIAWFAPLMRAGLLPLFGLSEISVISGMQSLWKSDVALALLVTAFALFAPYLKTIGIALVHFNLLKDKTIPVLSWIGKLAMADVFLIALYVVVFKGVGIGKVETGWGLYMFTACILASIVISALTPKAKAAQPET, from the coding sequence ATGTTAAACGCCCTGCGCATCGCCAATCTGTCTTTATTAATCCTTTTTCCTATCGCATGGTTCGCACCGCTGATGCGGGCGGGGTTATTGCCACTATTCGGGCTGAGCGAGATCAGCGTGATCTCGGGCATGCAATCGCTTTGGAAAAGCGATGTGGCATTGGCGCTACTGGTGACGGCCTTTGCGTTATTCGCGCCGTATCTTAAGACGATTGGCATCGCACTTGTACACTTCAACCTATTGAAAGATAAAACAATTCCTGTTCTTTCATGGATCGGAAAACTGGCCATGGCCGATGTTTTCCTGATCGCGCTTTATGTCGTTGTTTTCAAAGGGGTTGGCATCGGTAAAGTCGAAACCGGTTGGGGGCTTTATATGTTCACCGCCTGTATTTTGGCCTCTATCGTGATCTCTGCATTAACGCCCAAAGCCAAGGCAGCGCAGCCCGAAACCTGA
- a CDS encoding CvpA family protein: MEGFTLVDAGVAIIILLSGVLAYSRGFVREAMAILGWIGATIVAFIFADQVEPLVRQIPVIGDFIGDSCELAIIAAFAAVFAVALVVVSIFTPLFSSVVQRSALGGVDQALGFFFGVLRGILLVAVAFFVYDTIFTTQQFAAIDDSRAAEVFAQMTGRIEEQNPEQALGWITEQYQQLVGTCGAPAQ, from the coding sequence ATGGAAGGCTTCACACTCGTTGACGCAGGCGTCGCGATTATCATCTTACTGTCAGGCGTGCTGGCTTACAGCCGGGGCTTTGTGCGCGAGGCGATGGCGATCCTTGGCTGGATCGGCGCGACGATCGTGGCTTTCATCTTTGCAGATCAGGTCGAACCGCTGGTCCGCCAGATCCCCGTGATCGGCGATTTCATCGGCGACAGCTGTGAGCTGGCGATCATCGCGGCCTTCGCGGCGGTCTTCGCTGTGGCCTTGGTGGTTGTTTCGATCTTCACACCGCTCTTTTCATCGGTTGTGCAGCGCTCGGCGCTTGGCGGGGTGGATCAGGCGCTTGGTTTCTTCTTTGGGGTCTTGCGGGGCATCCTGCTGGTTGCGGTAGCGTTCTTTGTCTACGACACGATCTTTACGACCCAGCAATTTGCCGCCATCGATGACAGCCGCGCGGCTGAGGTGTTTGCCCAAATGACCGGGCGCATCGAAGAACAGAACCCAGAGCAGGCGCTTGGCTGGATCACAGAGCAGTACCAGCAATTGGTCGGAACCTGCGGCGCACCCGCGCAGTAA
- the alr gene encoding alanine racemase has protein sequence MSTGRLIIDLDAVVANWRALDDMTTCRTAAVVKADGYGLGAANVVKALFKAGVRQFFVAVAEEAIAIREELGPKPDINVFSGHMKGDTDLIRELRLTPMLNSVEQLTQHLEVLPGHPFGVQLDTGMNRLGMEMQEWAAVAELALSQGPTLVMSHLACADEPDHPMNTYQLDNFRKMTDGIGAPRSLAATGGILLGPEYHFDLTRPGVGLYGGLPFAQAAPAVELDLPVIQIRDVAEGEVVGYGNSWQAERPSRIATVSGGYADGIFRFLSDRATLYHGNQPCKVIGRVSMDLLTVDVTDAGEAPTKLTLIGPQQSVDDLAAQAGTIGYEVLTQLGRRYSRKTFGK, from the coding sequence ATGAGCACTGGACGACTGATAATTGATCTCGACGCTGTGGTCGCCAACTGGCGCGCCCTGGACGATATGACCACTTGCCGGACCGCTGCCGTGGTCAAGGCCGATGGCTATGGGCTGGGCGCGGCAAATGTGGTCAAAGCGCTGTTCAAGGCAGGTGTCCGTCAGTTCTTTGTAGCCGTCGCCGAAGAGGCTATCGCCATCCGCGAGGAACTGGGCCCAAAGCCCGATATCAACGTCTTTTCCGGCCATATGAAAGGCGACACGGACCTGATCCGTGAATTGCGCCTGACGCCGATGCTGAACTCGGTTGAGCAGCTGACCCAGCATCTAGAGGTCCTGCCGGGACATCCCTTTGGCGTGCAGCTTGATACCGGCATGAACCGGCTTGGGATGGAGATGCAGGAATGGGCAGCAGTGGCCGAACTTGCCCTGTCACAAGGGCCAACCTTGGTGATGTCACATCTGGCTTGCGCGGATGAGCCCGACCACCCGATGAATACCTATCAGCTTGATAACTTTAGGAAAATGACTGATGGGATCGGCGCACCCCGCTCGCTTGCAGCCACGGGGGGCATTCTGTTGGGGCCCGAATATCACTTTGATCTGACAAGGCCCGGTGTGGGGCTTTACGGCGGCCTGCCCTTCGCGCAAGCCGCCCCCGCCGTTGAGCTTGATCTGCCCGTGATCCAAATCCGCGACGTGGCCGAGGGCGAGGTTGTCGGATATGGCAATTCCTGGCAGGCCGAACGGCCATCGCGAATCGCGACCGTCTCAGGCGGTTACGCAGACGGTATCTTTCGCTTCCTCTCAGATCGCGCGACGCTTTATCATGGCAATCAGCCATGTAAGGTGATCGGGCGGGTATCGATGGACCTGCTGACGGTCGATGTGACGGATGCGGGCGAGGCCCCCACAAAACTGACGTTGATCGGGCCGCAACAAAGCGTCGATGACCTAGCCGCACAAGCCGGCACCATCGGTTATGAGGTGCTGACGCAGCTGGGCCGACGCTATAGCCGCAAGACATTTGGGAAATAA
- the aqpZ gene encoding aquaporin Z codes for MKKEIAEFIGTFTLVLLGCGSAVIAGGEIGFFGISFAFGLALIGMAYGIGPVSGCHINPAVSLGAVAAGRMNMPEAVRYIIAQVAGAIAAAIVLLLIANGKADYSVAENGLGQNGWGAGYLGEYTMGAAFVFEVVATFLFMVVILGATGPGAPAQFAGLAIGLALVVIHLVGINITGVSVNPARSAGPALFAGTQAIGQLWLFIVAPIIGAVAAGLLFKTGKLDS; via the coding sequence ATGAAAAAAGAAATCGCCGAGTTTATCGGCACATTCACACTCGTATTGCTGGGCTGCGGCTCGGCCGTCATCGCAGGCGGTGAAATCGGGTTCTTCGGCATCAGTTTTGCGTTCGGGCTTGCCTTGATCGGCATGGCCTACGGGATCGGTCCGGTTTCGGGATGTCATATCAACCCCGCCGTTTCACTTGGCGCAGTCGCCGCCGGACGGATGAACATGCCAGAGGCAGTCCGCTACATTATCGCGCAAGTCGCCGGGGCCATTGCCGCGGCAATCGTCTTGCTTTTGATCGCAAATGGTAAGGCGGATTATTCGGTTGCCGAAAACGGGTTAGGCCAGAATGGTTGGGGCGCTGGCTATCTTGGCGAATACACGATGGGCGCGGCCTTTGTCTTTGAAGTTGTTGCAACATTTTTGTTCATGGTCGTGATACTGGGCGCCACAGGCCCCGGTGCCCCTGCCCAATTTGCAGGGCTGGCCATTGGATTAGCACTGGTGGTGATCCATCTTGTTGGCATCAACATCACCGGCGTTTCGGTCAACCCGGCCCGCTCTGCCGGCCCTGCGCTTTTTGCAGGTACGCAGGCCATCGGGCAGCTGTGGCTCTTTATCGTCGCGCCTATTATCGGGGCTGTTGCGGCTGGGTTGTTGTTCAAAACCGGTAAGCTGGACAGCTAA
- the purF gene encoding amidophosphoribosyltransferase, protein MSPAHPFDDDKPREECGVFGAIGVSDAANFVALGLHALQHRGQEAGGIVTHDPETGFNQARRMGLVRDNFTSADTMKILPGSIGIGHVRYSTAGSKGQTAIRDVQPFFGEFSMGGAAVAHNGNITNAMSLRRELIERGSIFQSTSDSECIIHLMARSMGRNIPDRMQEALRHVEGAFSIVAMTRTKLIGCRDPLGIRPLVLGQLGGGYILASETCALDIIGAEFIREIEPGEMVVITEKGITSHRPFPPRRPQPCIFEYVYFSRPDSVLGGKSVYEVRREIGRELAREAPVEADMVCTVPDGGTPGAIGYSQESGIPFEMGIVRNQYMGRTFIEPSEQIRNMGVRLKLNVNRALVQGKRVILVDDSIVRGTTSRKLKDMILEAGAAEVHYRIASPPVKWPCFFGVDLPSRDDLLAVKMSLEEMRDYLGVSSLKFLSIDGLYRALGEKEGRNPDAPAYYDAVFTGEYPIKLTDMAEQGLQFKVAAE, encoded by the coding sequence ATGTCCCCCGCCCATCCCTTTGATGATGACAAACCAAGGGAGGAATGCGGCGTATTCGGTGCGATTGGCGTATCAGATGCAGCGAATTTCGTGGCCCTGGGCCTGCACGCTCTGCAGCATCGCGGGCAAGAGGCAGGCGGGATCGTCACCCATGATCCTGAAACCGGCTTTAACCAGGCCCGCCGCATGGGGCTGGTGCGCGATAATTTCACCAGCGCCGATACGATGAAAATCCTGCCCGGCAGCATTGGCATTGGCCATGTGCGCTATTCGACGGCGGGCTCCAAAGGGCAAACCGCAATCCGTGACGTGCAGCCCTTCTTTGGCGAATTTTCTATGGGCGGCGCAGCTGTCGCCCATAACGGCAACATCACCAATGCGATGTCGCTGCGGCGCGAGCTGATTGAGCGCGGCTCGATCTTTCAAAGCACATCGGACAGCGAATGCATCATTCATCTGATGGCGCGCTCAATGGGGCGAAACATTCCCGACCGGATGCAAGAGGCACTGCGCCACGTCGAAGGGGCGTTTTCAATTGTGGCCATGACACGCACCAAGCTGATCGGCTGCCGCGATCCGCTGGGCATCAGACCACTGGTGCTGGGCCAGCTTGGCGGCGGGTATATTCTGGCCTCAGAAACCTGCGCGCTCGATATCATCGGTGCCGAGTTCATCCGCGAGATTGAACCGGGCGAAATGGTTGTGATCACCGAAAAAGGGATCACAAGCCACCGTCCCTTCCCGCCCAGACGCCCGCAACCATGCATCTTCGAATATGTGTATTTCAGCCGCCCGGATTCGGTGCTTGGCGGGAAATCCGTCTATGAGGTGCGGCGCGAGATTGGCCGCGAGCTGGCCCGCGAAGCCCCAGTTGAGGCTGATATGGTCTGCACCGTGCCCGATGGCGGCACGCCCGGCGCGATTGGTTACAGTCAGGAATCCGGTATTCCCTTTGAGATGGGGATTGTGCGCAACCAATATATGGGCCGCACCTTTATCGAACCAAGCGAGCAAATTCGGAACATGGGCGTCCGGCTAAAGCTGAACGTGAACCGCGCGCTGGTGCAGGGCAAACGGGTCATTTTGGTGGACGATTCCATCGTGCGGGGAACAACATCGCGCAAGCTCAAGGACATGATCCTCGAGGCGGGCGCCGCCGAGGTGCATTATCGCATCGCCAGCCCACCTGTAAAATGGCCCTGTTTTTTTGGCGTCGATCTGCCCAGCCGCGATGATCTGTTGGCCGTGAAAATGAGCCTTGAGGAAATGCGCGACTATCTTGGTGTCTCTAGCCTGAAATTCCTGTCCATCGACGGGCTTTATCGCGCATTGGGCGAAAAAGAGGGCCGCAACCCCGACGCGCCAGCCTATTACGATGCGGTGTTTACGGGTGAATACCCGATCAAACTGACCGATATGGCCGAACAAGGGCTGCAATTCAAAGTGGCGGCTGAATAG
- a CDS encoding VOC family protein: protein MIAYVAVGADDIALAKRFYAAFLPALGYTCDEGPEGLSYALPIAPGQPPAGPDFYVKPPYNGQHATAGNGSMTAFEASHQQQVRDLHAAALAAGGTDEGAPGFRPAYGPRFYVCYLRDPQGNKIAIFSSNPNEPGRDD from the coding sequence ATGATCGCTTATGTCGCTGTCGGCGCGGATGACATCGCGCTGGCCAAGCGCTTTTATGCGGCATTCCTGCCCGCATTGGGATATACATGCGATGAAGGCCCCGAGGGGTTAAGCTATGCCTTGCCCATCGCGCCGGGCCAGCCCCCTGCGGGGCCCGATTTTTACGTCAAACCACCCTATAACGGCCAGCATGCCACGGCTGGCAACGGGTCGATGACCGCTTTCGAAGCCTCGCATCAGCAGCAAGTGCGCGATCTGCACGCGGCGGCTTTGGCAGCCGGGGGCACGGATGAGGGCGCACCTGGGTTTCGGCCCGCATATGGGCCGCGCTTTTACGTCTGTTATCTGCGCGACCCGCAGGGCAACAAAATCGCGATATTTTCAAGCAATCCCAATGAGCCCGGGCGCGACGATTAA
- a CDS encoding SDR family oxidoreductase — protein MTKTALITGASRGLGAALAKALAPTHHIIAVGKTVGALEDLDDAIKAMGGSATLAPMDITVDEAMQQLCRGIFDRWGRLDLWLHPAIHAAPLAPAGHIGPKDLAKSMSVNIEATSRLITYVSPLLGADGKAVFFDDPRGGQQFFGAYGATKAAQMSLARSWQAETVKTGPKVQILEPAPMPTALRARFYPGEDRSPLAPPDTVAAQLLPDILG, from the coding sequence ATGACAAAGACAGCACTTATCACCGGCGCATCGCGCGGCCTTGGGGCGGCATTGGCCAAAGCCCTTGCCCCAACCCATCACATCATTGCCGTCGGCAAAACAGTCGGCGCTTTGGAAGACCTTGATGATGCGATCAAAGCCATGGGCGGCAGCGCAACACTGGCCCCAATGGATATCACCGTGGATGAGGCGATGCAGCAGCTCTGCCGAGGTATCTTTGATCGCTGGGGCCGCCTTGATTTGTGGCTGCACCCTGCCATCCATGCAGCCCCTCTCGCACCGGCCGGACATATCGGCCCCAAGGATCTGGCCAAATCCATGTCCGTGAATATTGAGGCCACATCCCGGCTGATCACCTATGTCAGCCCTTTATTGGGCGCCGATGGGAAAGCGGTCTTCTTTGATGACCCGCGCGGCGGGCAGCAGTTCTTCGGGGCCTATGGCGCCACCAAGGCCGCCCAAATGTCGCTTGCGCGCAGCTGGCAGGCCGAGACGGTCAAAACCGGGCCAAAGGTGCAGATCCTTGAACCTGCCCCCATGCCCACCGCGCTGCGCGCCCGGTTTTATCCAGGCGAGGACCGCAGCCCGCTTGCCCCACCAGACACCGTTGCTGCACAGCTTTTGCCCGATATCTTAGGTTAA
- a CDS encoding pilus assembly protein PilZ, with protein MSEQTPPQVAEKATIADAIDLRQLTLLGVMHAFDGPAALLRSGRGQIARVQTGGQAFGYRVAAIGDDQVQLIGRQGQLYALGLAGT; from the coding sequence ATGTCAGAACAAACGCCTCCGCAGGTTGCGGAAAAGGCAACGATTGCGGATGCAATCGACCTGCGCCAATTGACTTTGCTTGGCGTGATGCACGCTTTTGATGGGCCTGCCGCCCTGCTGCGTTCAGGACGTGGGCAAATCGCGCGGGTACAGACGGGCGGACAGGCCTTTGGCTATCGGGTTGCCGCCATTGGTGATGATCAGGTGCAATTGATCGGGCGGCAGGGCCAGCTTTACGCGCTTGGACTGGCAGGCACTTGA
- the arsC gene encoding arsenate reductase (glutaredoxin) (This arsenate reductase requires both glutathione and glutaredoxin to convert arsenate to arsenite, after which the efflux transporter formed by ArsA and ArsB can extrude the arsenite from the cell, providing resistance.): MTTVIHHNPACGTSRNVLAVIRASGTDPIVIEYLDAGWTRPQLQALFAAAGLTAREALRTSKSPAEELGLLDPAVSEEALLDAMIAHPVLVNRPIVCTPKGTALCRPSEAVLPLLENPLTEPVYKEDGALIAEPAP; the protein is encoded by the coding sequence ATGACTACCGTCATCCACCACAACCCCGCCTGCGGCACCTCCCGCAATGTTCTTGCCGTCATCCGGGCCAGCGGGACCGACCCGATTGTGATCGAATACCTCGACGCTGGCTGGACACGCCCGCAATTGCAGGCGCTGTTTGCTGCCGCAGGCCTCACCGCGCGCGAGGCTTTGCGCACATCCAAATCGCCTGCCGAAGAACTTGGCCTGCTCGACCCCGCCGTCAGCGAAGAGGCCTTGCTGGATGCGATGATCGCACACCCGGTTCTGGTCAACCGCCCCATCGTCTGTACGCCCAAAGGCACAGCACTTTGCCGCCCTTCCGAAGCGGTACTGCCTTTGCTGGAAAATCCGCTGACAGAGCCTGTCTACAAAGAAGATGGAGCTTTGATCGCCGAACCAGCGCCATGA
- a CDS encoding TetR/AcrR family transcriptional regulator, translating into MAEKKKRLERQDWINAGFRALTVKGPEGLRVEPIARELRSTKGSFYWHFNDLNDLHYSMLEYWQSAATEQIIARLQALPRGLPRLLALVQAVNMPHEAQGGAGAEAAVRAWGQSYVPARDAMRAVDQRRLAFLSECFADMGLTDPELPRLLYAAHLGLEQLSMHADVDPARTLAHLVSLLAEESSA; encoded by the coding sequence ATGGCTGAGAAAAAGAAACGTTTAGAGCGTCAGGATTGGATCAATGCGGGGTTTCGCGCACTGACCGTGAAGGGGCCGGAGGGGCTGCGGGTAGAGCCTATTGCACGCGAGCTTCGGTCTACAAAGGGTTCATTCTACTGGCATTTTAATGACCTGAATGATCTTCATTATAGCATGTTGGAATATTGGCAAAGCGCGGCGACAGAGCAGATTATTGCCCGATTGCAGGCGCTACCGCGTGGCTTGCCCCGCCTTCTGGCCCTGGTGCAGGCGGTCAATATGCCGCATGAGGCGCAAGGCGGTGCGGGCGCAGAAGCGGCGGTGCGTGCTTGGGGGCAAAGCTATGTCCCTGCACGCGACGCCATGCGGGCTGTTGATCAGAGGCGTTTGGCGTTTTTGTCAGAATGTTTTGCCGATATGGGCCTTACCGACCCGGAACTGCCGCGCCTGCTTTATGCCGCGCATCTGGGGCTTGAGCAGTTGTCGATGCACGCAGATGTGGATCCGGCCAGAACGCTGGCGCATCTTGTGTCTTTGCTGGCAGAAGAATCTTCGGCTTAA
- a CDS encoding aldo/keto reductase — protein sequence MTDFKTIPSKPTLGLGCWAIGGPFFMDGRAVGWGAVDDQVSKAAIAAAVEKGVTHFDTAQAYGCGHSETILGDALKSHTDVAIATKIGLRIDTASKQLTGPITDAAEIRQSIDDSRKRLGRDRIDMVLHHNNELPIDTAKPAFDMLATLYETGVIGGFGWSTDFPESAKAFADYPGFTCIEHAMNVLKPADQIVALIEEQQLLSLIRSPLAMGVLGGKYDQKTQFSRDEIRGSNPGWQDYFKDGKITDAYLAQLDGVRETLRADGRTLAQGALAWLWARTPNAIPIPGFRTTEQVHDLCGALDKGPLTPDQMDEIAAILKRAR from the coding sequence ATGACTGATTTCAAAACGATTCCCTCAAAACCAACCTTGGGTCTTGGCTGCTGGGCCATTGGCGGGCCTTTCTTTATGGATGGGCGCGCCGTCGGATGGGGCGCGGTCGACGATCAGGTATCTAAAGCCGCCATCGCAGCCGCTGTCGAAAAGGGTGTCACCCATTTCGACACGGCGCAGGCCTATGGCTGCGGGCATTCGGAAACCATCCTGGGCGACGCGCTAAAGAGCCATACTGATGTTGCCATCGCAACCAAGATCGGTTTGCGAATCGACACCGCCAGCAAGCAATTGACCGGTCCGATCACGGATGCTGCAGAAATCCGGCAATCCATTGACGACTCACGCAAAAGGCTGGGTCGCGACCGGATTGATATGGTGCTGCATCACAATAATGAGTTGCCTATCGACACCGCAAAACCCGCCTTCGATATGCTGGCAACGCTTTATGAGACCGGCGTGATTGGCGGCTTTGGCTGGTCCACGGATTTCCCCGAAAGCGCCAAGGCTTTCGCCGATTACCCGGGCTTTACCTGTATCGAACATGCGATGAACGTGCTGAAACCAGCGGATCAGATCGTCGCACTGATAGAAGAGCAACAGCTCCTCTCGCTCATCCGCTCACCGCTTGCGATGGGGGTGCTGGGCGGAAAATATGACCAGAAAACGCAGTTTAGCCGTGATGAAATCCGGGGCAGCAACCCCGGCTGGCAGGACTATTTCAAAGACGGCAAGATCACGGATGCCTATCTTGCGCAGTTGGACGGGGTCCGCGAAACGCTGCGCGCGGATGGGCGAACATTGGCGCAGGGGGCGCTTGCGTGGCTTTGGGCGCGCACGCCAAATGCGATCCCCATTCCCGGATTTCGGACAACCGAACAGGTGCACGATCTTTGCGGAGCGTTGGACAAAGGGCCGCTCACCCCGGACCAAATGGACGAAATCGCAGCGATCCTGAAACGCGCGCGTTAA
- the radA gene encoding DNA repair protein RadA — protein MAKDLTFSCSACGASFSKWSGRCDSCGAWNSISEDKALASGPKGKTLGSQRGKAIPLTDLETQEAEPPRTSVGVTELDRVLGGGLVKASALLVGGDPGIGKSTLLLQAAARFARNGLKVIYISGEESNAQVQMRAHRLGLEKSPVQLASETNLRDILTTLETEKPDLTIIDSIQTMWADNVDSAPGSVSQVRSSAHELTTFAKRNGMAVIMVGHVTKEGAIAGPRVVEHMVDTVLYFEGERGHQFRILRSVKNRFGPADEIGVFEMTGKGLAEVKNPSALFLSERGTPAPGSVVFAGFEGTRPMLCEIQALVAPSPHSQPRRSVVGWDGGRLAMILAVLESRCGVPFAGLDVYLNVAGGLRISEPGADLAIAAALVSAREDAALPAEAVVFGEISLSGALRPVVQTENRLKEAQKLGFTTAIIPHQAKQPAVAGLGLRVASDLAGFVEEVFGAR, from the coding sequence ATGGCCAAAGACCTTACCTTTTCCTGCAGTGCATGCGGCGCATCTTTCAGCAAGTGGTCAGGGCGCTGCGACAGCTGCGGCGCCTGGAATTCCATCAGCGAAGACAAGGCCTTAGCCAGCGGGCCAAAGGGCAAGACCTTGGGCAGTCAACGCGGCAAAGCCATCCCACTGACAGATCTGGAAACACAAGAGGCAGAACCGCCGCGGACCTCGGTCGGCGTGACCGAGCTGGACCGGGTGCTTGGCGGCGGGTTGGTCAAAGCTTCGGCCCTCTTGGTAGGCGGTGATCCGGGGATCGGAAAATCCACCCTTTTGCTACAGGCCGCGGCCCGCTTTGCCCGCAACGGGTTGAAAGTGATCTATATTTCCGGCGAGGAATCGAACGCCCAGGTGCAGATGCGCGCGCATCGGCTGGGGCTTGAAAAAAGCCCGGTACAATTGGCATCCGAGACAAATCTGCGCGATATCCTGACAACGCTTGAGACGGAAAAGCCCGACCTGACGATCATCGATTCAATCCAAACCATGTGGGCAGATAATGTAGATTCGGCCCCCGGTAGCGTCAGCCAGGTCCGGTCCTCCGCGCATGAGCTGACGACCTTCGCCAAACGCAACGGCATGGCCGTGATCATGGTGGGCCATGTGACCAAAGAAGGGGCCATAGCGGGCCCGCGTGTGGTCGAACATATGGTCGACACGGTGCTTTACTTCGAAGGCGAACGCGGCCACCAGTTCCGCATTCTGCGCAGCGTCAAGAACCGATTTGGTCCCGCCGATGAGATCGGCGTCTTTGAAATGACCGGCAAAGGGCTGGCGGAGGTCAAGAATCCCTCGGCCCTGTTTTTGTCCGAACGGGGCACCCCTGCCCCGGGGTCAGTGGTGTTTGCAGGCTTTGAAGGCACCAGACCGATGCTCTGCGAGATCCAAGCACTTGTGGCACCTTCGCCACACAGCCAACCACGCAGATCAGTGGTCGGATGGGACGGCGGACGGCTGGCAATGATCCTTGCCGTGCTTGAATCGCGCTGCGGCGTCCCCTTTGCCGGATTGGACGTATACCTCAATGTAGCAGGGGGTTTGCGCATCTCAGAGCCGGGGGCGGACCTGGCGATTGCAGCGGCGCTGGTCTCGGCCCGCGAAGATGCTGCCCTGCCCGCCGAAGCGGTGGTTTTTGGCGAAATCAGCCTCTCGGGCGCGCTTCGTCCTGTCGTTCAAACGGAAAATAGATTGAAAGAGGCGCAGAAACTTGGTTTTACGACTGCGATCATACCGCATCAGGCGAAACAGCCAGCGGTGGCCGGTCTGGGCCTGCGCGTAGCCAGTGACCTTGCCGGATTTGTAGAAGAAGTATTTGGCGCACGCTAG